In one window of Brassica rapa cultivar Chiifu-401-42 chromosome A07, CAAS_Brap_v3.01, whole genome shotgun sequence DNA:
- the LOC103828999 gene encoding GDSL esterase/lipase At1g28580 isoform X3: MASPDPPHLTKKLLSFFLSTLFLTIVVNSETHCRNFKSIISFGDSTADTGNLIGLSDPDDLPAAAFPPYGETFFHHPTGRFSNGRLIIDFIDCRDMIENALILMGEIGGNDYNYPLFLGKPIQEVRELVPLVVTTISSAITELISMGGKTFLVPGQFPLGCSTTYLQSYKTSNAEEYDSTGCLKWLNEFGKNQGDQLLVELKKLQKLYPHVYIIYADYYNILLRFIQEPAKYGFLSKPSPLPPCCGTGGSYSSVFGRTFGLKGLKCCNDPSKYVDWDSAHMTEAAYRLMAEGVLKGPYAIPPFDWSCFNPEIKNSGSSDTEHSSM, from the exons ATGGCGTCTCCAGATCCTCCACACTTGACGAAGAAGCTCCTTAGCTTCTTTTTGTCTACTCTTTTTCTCACTATCGTCGTCAACTCGGAAACGCATTGCCGGAATTTCAAATCCATCATAAGTTTCGGCGATTCCACTGCCGACACCGGAAACTTGATTGGTCTCTCTGATCCTGACGATCTTCCTGCCGCCGCGTTTCCGCCGTACGGAGAAACATTCTTCCACCATCCCACGGGCCGTTTCTCAAATGGTCGCCTCATCATCGATTTCATTG ACTGCAGAGATATGATCGAAAATGCGTTGATTCTCATGGGAGAAATTGGAGGGAATGACTATAATTACCCACTCTTTCTTGGCAAACCCATTCAAGAGGTCAGAGAGCTGGTTCCACTTGTGGTCACTACTATATCCTCTGCAATCACG GAGTTGATCAGTATGGGTGGGAAAACATTTCTTGTGCCCGGACAGTTCCCGCTTGGATGCTCCACTACCTACTTGCAATCATACAAAACATCAAACGCTGAAGAATATGATTCTACGGGTTGTTTGAAATGGCTGAACGAGTTTGGAAAAAACCAGGGCGACCAGCTTCTAGTAGAACTCAAGAAGCTCCAGAAGCTGTACCCTCATGTCTACATCATATACGCAGACTACTACAACATTTTGCTTCGCTTTATCCAAGAACCAGCTAAATACG GGTTCTTAAGCAAACCCTCACCCTTGCCCCCTTGCTGCGGTACTGGAGGATCGTACAGTTCCGTATTTGGTAGGACATTTGGCTTAAAAGGACTTAAATGTTGTAATGATCCTTCAAAGTATGTGGACTGGGACAGTGCTCATATGACTGAGGCTGCGTACAGATTGATGGCTGAGGGTGTACTTAAGGGACCCTATGCCATCCCTCCTTTCGATTGGTCTTGCTTCAACCCTGAAATTAAGAACAGTGGCTCATCTGATACAGAGCATTCTTCGATGTAA
- the LOC103828999 gene encoding GDSL esterase/lipase At1g28580 isoform X1: MASPDPPHLTKKLLSFFLSTLFLTIVVNSETHCRNFKSIISFGDSTADTGNLIGLSDPDDLPAAAFPPYGETFFHHPTGRFSNGRLIIDFIAEFLGLPFVPPFYGSQNANFEKGVNFAVGGATALEHSFLVERGINLDFTNVSLGVQLQSFKDALPSLCGSPSDCRDMIENALILMGEIGGNDYNYPLFLGKPIQEVRELVPLVVTTISSAITELISMGGKTFLVPGQFPLGCSTTYLQSYKTSNAEEYDSTGCLKWLNEFGKNQGDQLLVELKKLQKLYPHVYIIYADYYNILLRFIQEPAKYGFLSKPSPLPPCCGTGGSYSSVFGRTFGLKGLKCCNDPSKYVDWDSAHMTEAAYRLMAEGVLKGPYAIPPFDWSCFNPEIKNSGSSDTEHSSM, translated from the exons ATGGCGTCTCCAGATCCTCCACACTTGACGAAGAAGCTCCTTAGCTTCTTTTTGTCTACTCTTTTTCTCACTATCGTCGTCAACTCGGAAACGCATTGCCGGAATTTCAAATCCATCATAAGTTTCGGCGATTCCACTGCCGACACCGGAAACTTGATTGGTCTCTCTGATCCTGACGATCTTCCTGCCGCCGCGTTTCCGCCGTACGGAGAAACATTCTTCCACCATCCCACGGGCCGTTTCTCAAATGGTCGCCTCATCATCGATTTCATTG CTGAATTCTTGGGTCTTCCATTTGTGCCTCCTTTTTATGGATCTCAAAATGCAAACTTTGAGAAGGGAGTTAATTTCGCTGTGGGAGGAGCAACGGCACTGGAACATTCCTTTCTCGTGGAGAGAGGGATTAATCTTGATTTCACCAATGTTAGTTTAGGAGTTCAGCTTCAGAGCTTCAAGGATGCTCTGCCTAGCTTATGTGGTTCCCCATCAG ACTGCAGAGATATGATCGAAAATGCGTTGATTCTCATGGGAGAAATTGGAGGGAATGACTATAATTACCCACTCTTTCTTGGCAAACCCATTCAAGAGGTCAGAGAGCTGGTTCCACTTGTGGTCACTACTATATCCTCTGCAATCACG GAGTTGATCAGTATGGGTGGGAAAACATTTCTTGTGCCCGGACAGTTCCCGCTTGGATGCTCCACTACCTACTTGCAATCATACAAAACATCAAACGCTGAAGAATATGATTCTACGGGTTGTTTGAAATGGCTGAACGAGTTTGGAAAAAACCAGGGCGACCAGCTTCTAGTAGAACTCAAGAAGCTCCAGAAGCTGTACCCTCATGTCTACATCATATACGCAGACTACTACAACATTTTGCTTCGCTTTATCCAAGAACCAGCTAAATACG GGTTCTTAAGCAAACCCTCACCCTTGCCCCCTTGCTGCGGTACTGGAGGATCGTACAGTTCCGTATTTGGTAGGACATTTGGCTTAAAAGGACTTAAATGTTGTAATGATCCTTCAAAGTATGTGGACTGGGACAGTGCTCATATGACTGAGGCTGCGTACAGATTGATGGCTGAGGGTGTACTTAAGGGACCCTATGCCATCCCTCCTTTCGATTGGTCTTGCTTCAACCCTGAAATTAAGAACAGTGGCTCATCTGATACAGAGCATTCTTCGATGTAA
- the LOC103828999 gene encoding GDSL esterase/lipase At1g28580 isoform X4 — translation MLCLAYVVPHQVWKFNVFFYVLDCRDMIENALILMGEIGGNDYNYPLFLGKPIQEVRELVPLVVTTISSAITELISMGGKTFLVPGQFPLGCSTTYLQSYKTSNAEEYDSTGCLKWLNEFGKNQGDQLLVELKKLQKLYPHVYIIYADYYNILLRFIQEPAKYGFLSKPSPLPPCCGTGGSYSSVFGRTFGLKGLKCCNDPSKYVDWDSAHMTEAAYRLMAEGVLKGPYAIPPFDWSCFNPEIKNSGSSDTEHSSM, via the exons ATGCTCTGCCTAGCTTATGTGGTTCCCCATCAGGTGTGGAAGTTCAACGTTTTCTTTTATGTACTTG ACTGCAGAGATATGATCGAAAATGCGTTGATTCTCATGGGAGAAATTGGAGGGAATGACTATAATTACCCACTCTTTCTTGGCAAACCCATTCAAGAGGTCAGAGAGCTGGTTCCACTTGTGGTCACTACTATATCCTCTGCAATCACG GAGTTGATCAGTATGGGTGGGAAAACATTTCTTGTGCCCGGACAGTTCCCGCTTGGATGCTCCACTACCTACTTGCAATCATACAAAACATCAAACGCTGAAGAATATGATTCTACGGGTTGTTTGAAATGGCTGAACGAGTTTGGAAAAAACCAGGGCGACCAGCTTCTAGTAGAACTCAAGAAGCTCCAGAAGCTGTACCCTCATGTCTACATCATATACGCAGACTACTACAACATTTTGCTTCGCTTTATCCAAGAACCAGCTAAATACG GGTTCTTAAGCAAACCCTCACCCTTGCCCCCTTGCTGCGGTACTGGAGGATCGTACAGTTCCGTATTTGGTAGGACATTTGGCTTAAAAGGACTTAAATGTTGTAATGATCCTTCAAAGTATGTGGACTGGGACAGTGCTCATATGACTGAGGCTGCGTACAGATTGATGGCTGAGGGTGTACTTAAGGGACCCTATGCCATCCCTCCTTTCGATTGGTCTTGCTTCAACCCTGAAATTAAGAACAGTGGCTCATCTGATACAGAGCATTCTTCGATGTAA
- the LOC103828999 gene encoding GDSL esterase/lipase At1g28580 isoform X2 has protein sequence MASPDPPHLTKKLLSFFLSTLFLTIVVNSETHCRNFKSIISFGDSTADTGNLIGLSDPDDLPAAAFPPYGETFFHHPTGRFSNGRLIIDFIAEFLGLPFVPPFYGSQNANFEKGVNFAVGGATALEHSFLVERGINLDFTNVSLGVQLQSFKDALPSLCGSPSDCRDMIENALILMGEIGGNDYNYPLFLGKPIQEVRELVPLVVTTISSAITFPLGCSTTYLQSYKTSNAEEYDSTGCLKWLNEFGKNQGDQLLVELKKLQKLYPHVYIIYADYYNILLRFIQEPAKYGFLSKPSPLPPCCGTGGSYSSVFGRTFGLKGLKCCNDPSKYVDWDSAHMTEAAYRLMAEGVLKGPYAIPPFDWSCFNPEIKNSGSSDTEHSSM, from the exons ATGGCGTCTCCAGATCCTCCACACTTGACGAAGAAGCTCCTTAGCTTCTTTTTGTCTACTCTTTTTCTCACTATCGTCGTCAACTCGGAAACGCATTGCCGGAATTTCAAATCCATCATAAGTTTCGGCGATTCCACTGCCGACACCGGAAACTTGATTGGTCTCTCTGATCCTGACGATCTTCCTGCCGCCGCGTTTCCGCCGTACGGAGAAACATTCTTCCACCATCCCACGGGCCGTTTCTCAAATGGTCGCCTCATCATCGATTTCATTG CTGAATTCTTGGGTCTTCCATTTGTGCCTCCTTTTTATGGATCTCAAAATGCAAACTTTGAGAAGGGAGTTAATTTCGCTGTGGGAGGAGCAACGGCACTGGAACATTCCTTTCTCGTGGAGAGAGGGATTAATCTTGATTTCACCAATGTTAGTTTAGGAGTTCAGCTTCAGAGCTTCAAGGATGCTCTGCCTAGCTTATGTGGTTCCCCATCAG ACTGCAGAGATATGATCGAAAATGCGTTGATTCTCATGGGAGAAATTGGAGGGAATGACTATAATTACCCACTCTTTCTTGGCAAACCCATTCAAGAGGTCAGAGAGCTGGTTCCACTTGTGGTCACTACTATATCCTCTGCAATCACG TTCCCGCTTGGATGCTCCACTACCTACTTGCAATCATACAAAACATCAAACGCTGAAGAATATGATTCTACGGGTTGTTTGAAATGGCTGAACGAGTTTGGAAAAAACCAGGGCGACCAGCTTCTAGTAGAACTCAAGAAGCTCCAGAAGCTGTACCCTCATGTCTACATCATATACGCAGACTACTACAACATTTTGCTTCGCTTTATCCAAGAACCAGCTAAATACG GGTTCTTAAGCAAACCCTCACCCTTGCCCCCTTGCTGCGGTACTGGAGGATCGTACAGTTCCGTATTTGGTAGGACATTTGGCTTAAAAGGACTTAAATGTTGTAATGATCCTTCAAAGTATGTGGACTGGGACAGTGCTCATATGACTGAGGCTGCGTACAGATTGATGGCTGAGGGTGTACTTAAGGGACCCTATGCCATCCCTCCTTTCGATTGGTCTTGCTTCAACCCTGAAATTAAGAACAGTGGCTCATCTGATACAGAGCATTCTTCGATGTAA